In Aegilops tauschii subsp. strangulata cultivar AL8/78 chromosome 3, Aet v6.0, whole genome shotgun sequence, one genomic interval encodes:
- the LOC109760736 gene encoding uncharacterized protein, whose protein sequence is MWWRAVARARRRIPGARPVSTAAAGKSGREVVVPRFGGPEVLQLRQGVPAPDLKPGEVLVRARAVSINPLDLRMRAGYGRCIFEPLLPLIIGRDISGEVAATGTSVSSFYIGQEVFGALHPTAIRGTCADYAVLSQDELTSKPSTLTHVEASAIPFAALTAWRALYGTAGISKGQRLLVLGGGGAVGLSAVQLAVAAGCSVSATCGAQSIEQVLAAGAEKAIDYATEDTESTVTGKFDAVLDTIGVAETERIGINLLRRGGHYMTLQGEAASLADRYGLYVGLPAATATLLKKQMQYRCSHGIEYWWTYMRADPDGLHEIQRLSGAGKLQIPVEKTFPISQVREAHEAKEKRLVPGKVVLEFD, encoded by the exons ATGTGGTGGAGGGCGGTGGCCAGGGCTCGCCGCCGGATCCCGGGAGCGCGGCCCgtgtcgacggcggcggcggggaagagcGGCCGCGAGGTGGTGGTGCCGCGGTTCGGCGGGCCGGAGGTGCTGCAGCTGAGGCAGGGGGTGCCCGCGCCCGATCTGAAGCCCGGCGAGGTGCTTGTGCGCGCGCGCGCCGTCTCCATCAACCCCCTCGACTTGCGA ATGCGGGCTGGCTATGGCCGTTGCATATTCGAGCCACTCCTACCTCTCATCATTGGCCGGGACATCAGTGGTGAAGTCGCAGCTACAGGGACTTCTGTGTCGTCATTCTATATTGGGCAAGAAGTGTTTGGTGCCTTGCATCCAACAGCGATTAGAGGGACATGTGCTGATTATGCAGTTCTTTCACAGGATGAGCTTACTTCTAAACCATCTACGCTCACTCATGTG GAGGCCAGTGCAATTCCCTTTGCTGCGTTGACTGCGTGGCGTGCTTTATATGGTACTGCTGGAATTTCTAAAGG ACAAAGATTACTTGTGCTTGGTGGAGGAGGAGCAGTTGGGCTTTCTGCTGTTCAGCTTGCGGTAGCTGCAGGGTGTAGTGTTTCAGCTACCTGTGGAGCCCAAAGTATTGAGCAAGTTTTGGCAGCCGGTGCTGAAAAGGCTATTGATTACGCCACTGAG GATACTGAATCAACAGTTACAGGAAAGTTTGATGCTGTGTTAGACACAATAGGAGTAGCTGAAACTGAAAGAATTGGTATTAATCTTCTGAGAAGAGGCGGACATTATATGACCCTTCAG GGAGAGGCAGCTTCACTAGCAGATAGATATGGATTATATGTGGGACTTCCTGCTGCTACCGCTACTTTACTGAAGAAACAGATGCAGTATCGTTGTTCTCATGGGATAG AGTACTGGTGGACATACATGAGAGCTGATCCTGACGGTCTCCATGAGATCCAGAGGCTGTCCGGAGCTGGAAAACTACAGATACCTGTGGAGAAGACTTTTCCTATCAGCCAAGTAAGAGAAGCTCATGAGGCCAAGGAGAAAAGACTGGTGCCTGGCAAGGTGGTTCTAGAGTTCGACTAG
- the LOC109760737 gene encoding uncharacterized protein isoform X2, translated as MVLPLMKLGLLAFRTLSKPVANKLKRNAGIHPRFRGFIIDVAQANHRLATNMQRRLIGRATDIHIRPLNEEKAIQAATDLLGELFIFSVACGAIIFEVHRSGKSEARKEEARKKALEEIREKMEELEREKQMMKLRVAEVERVTGVGGGWPWVLPRAFTSGAAQAEPEPEPAAQQPTAA; from the exons ATGGTGCTGCCACTGATGAAGCTCGGCTTGCTCGCGTTCCGGACGCTGAGCAAGCCCGTCGCCAATAAACTCAAGCGCAACGCCGGCATCCACCCCAGGTTCCGCGGGTTCATCATCGACGTCGCGCAG GCAAACCATCGTTTAGCAACAAACATGCAGAGGCGGCTTATTGGACGTGCAACTGACATTCACATTCGGCCCCTGAATGAAGAGAAAGCTATTCAAGCTGCTACAGATCTTCTTGGTGAACTGTTCATTTTCTCG GTTGCTTGTGGTGCAATAATCTTTGAGGTTCATAGAAGTGGCAAGTCAGAAGCCAGAAAAGAAGAGGCCCGTAAGAAGGCACTGGAG GAAATAAGGGAAAAGATGGAGGAACTCGAGAGGGAAAAGCAGATGATGAAGCTGAGGGTGGCGGAGGTGGAGCGGGTGACCGGGGTAGGGGGCGGGTGGCCGTGGGTTCTTCCAAGGGCCTTCACTTCCGGTGCCGCCCAGGCAGAGCCAGAGCCAGAGCCAGCAGCTCAGCAGCCCACGGCTGCTTAG
- the LOC109760737 gene encoding uncharacterized protein isoform X1, whose protein sequence is MVLPLMKLGLLAFRTLSKPVANKLKRNAGIHPRFRGFIIDVAQANHRLATNMQRRLIGRATDIHIRPLNEEKAIQAATDLLGELFIFSVACGAIIFEVHRSGKSEARKEEARKKALEVRWSCFLFICITLWYTLTGTFSLLMKWLCASRDAKADRGIPLFLKEKKDDWFKFFSLRDDSFHTNIFFSGKHYC, encoded by the exons ATGGTGCTGCCACTGATGAAGCTCGGCTTGCTCGCGTTCCGGACGCTGAGCAAGCCCGTCGCCAATAAACTCAAGCGCAACGCCGGCATCCACCCCAGGTTCCGCGGGTTCATCATCGACGTCGCGCAG GCAAACCATCGTTTAGCAACAAACATGCAGAGGCGGCTTATTGGACGTGCAACTGACATTCACATTCGGCCCCTGAATGAAGAGAAAGCTATTCAAGCTGCTACAGATCTTCTTGGTGAACTGTTCATTTTCTCG GTTGCTTGTGGTGCAATAATCTTTGAGGTTCATAGAAGTGGCAAGTCAGAAGCCAGAAAAGAAGAGGCCCGTAAGAAGGCACTGGAGGTAAGATGGTcgtgttttctttttatttgcaTCACTCTCTGGTACACGTTGACTGGAACGTTTTCACTTTTAATGAAATGGCTGTGTGCATCACGTGATGCAAAGGCCGACCGGGGTATTCCcctttttttaaaagaaaaaaaagatGACTGGTTCAAATTCTTCTCACTGAGAGACGACAGTTTTCACACTAACATATTTTTTAGCGGAAAACATTACTGCTAG
- the LOC109760739 gene encoding uncharacterized protein isoform X1, with translation MSAAQAASAILRPSASAPLREVAFFFTDNHNPSPARLCIRRRSAERTFAGLQIAASNFNRSRICHVKSGEADGYPKTEEDKLADEETLQHNLDRAIREEDYARAAKIRDDLRILHEGTEASVLAANTRFYNAFKNGDFTAMYSIWAKGDHVYVVHPGAGRISGYDVVLQSWEMVCNADYEFPLNIDLKNIEVHVRGDLGYVTCLELVKTKGKSWGKQIATNVFEKTDGTWYICIHHASHIEE, from the exons ATGTCGGCGGCGCAGGCTGCGAGCGCCATCTTGCGGCCGTCCGCGAGTGCGCCGCTCAGGGAAGTGGCGTTCTTCTTCACCGATAACCACAACCCCTCCCCGGCTCGCCTCTGCATCCGACGACGCAGTGCGGAGAGAACCTT TGCAGGGCTTCAAATTGCAGCCTCCAACTTCAACAGATCCAGAATTTGCCATGTTAAAAGTGGCGAGGCTGATGGCTATCCAAAAACTGAAGAAGATAAGTTAGCTGACGAAGAAACCCTTCAGCATAATTTGGACAGAGCTATCCGGGAAGAAGATTATGCCCGTGCTGCCAAAATCAGGGATGATCTGCGCATCCTCCATGAGGGTACTGAAGCTTCCGTCCTTGCAGCAAATACACGATTCTACAACGCTTTCAAGAATGGAGATTTTACTGCAATGTACTCTATCTGGGCTAAAGGAGACCATGTGTATGTTGTCCATCCCGGTGCAGGTCGGATATCCGGTTATGATGTGGTCTTGCAAAGCTGGGAGATGGTGTGCAACGCGGACTATGAGTTCCCTCTAAACATTGATCTTAAGAACATAGAGGTTCATGTGCGTGGTGACCTTGGTTATGTTACATGCTTGGAGTTGGTCAAGACCAAAGGAAAATCTTGGGGGAAGCAAATTGCCACCAACGTCTTCGAGAAGACAGATGGCACATGGTATATCTGCATTCACCATGCTTCACACATTGAAGAATGA
- the LOC109760739 gene encoding uncharacterized protein isoform X2, with amino-acid sequence MSAAQAASAILRPSASAPLREVAFFFTDNHNPSPARLCIRRRSAERTFAGLQIAASNFNRSRICHVKSGEADGYPKTEEDKLADEETLQHNLDRAIREEDYARAAKIRDDLRILHEGRISGYDVVLQSWEMVCNADYEFPLNIDLKNIEVHVRGDLGYVTCLELVKTKGKSWGKQIATNVFEKTDGTWYICIHHASHIEE; translated from the exons ATGTCGGCGGCGCAGGCTGCGAGCGCCATCTTGCGGCCGTCCGCGAGTGCGCCGCTCAGGGAAGTGGCGTTCTTCTTCACCGATAACCACAACCCCTCCCCGGCTCGCCTCTGCATCCGACGACGCAGTGCGGAGAGAACCTT TGCAGGGCTTCAAATTGCAGCCTCCAACTTCAACAGATCCAGAATTTGCCATGTTAAAAGTGGCGAGGCTGATGGCTATCCAAAAACTGAAGAAGATAAGTTAGCTGACGAAGAAACCCTTCAGCATAATTTGGACAGAGCTATCCGGGAAGAAGATTATGCCCGTGCTGCCAAAATCAGGGATGATCTGCGCATCCTCCATGAGG GTCGGATATCCGGTTATGATGTGGTCTTGCAAAGCTGGGAGATGGTGTGCAACGCGGACTATGAGTTCCCTCTAAACATTGATCTTAAGAACATAGAGGTTCATGTGCGTGGTGACCTTGGTTATGTTACATGCTTGGAGTTGGTCAAGACCAAAGGAAAATCTTGGGGGAAGCAAATTGCCACCAACGTCTTCGAGAAGACAGATGGCACATGGTATATCTGCATTCACCATGCTTCACACATTGAAGAATGA
- the LOC109760740 gene encoding trans-resveratrol di-O-methyltransferase-like — translation MDANRDSSLATGDELLQAQAELWNHVFAYTKSMSLRCAVELGIPDAVHRRGGSITVLDLVAELSLPPSRTPYLRRLMRLLAHAGFFDAGSAPDTYGLTLLSRLLVSAPGAGQGLSPFALAMLHPIVVSPSMSLAAWFRAADDAARVPFATAHGGREFYAVAKENPEFGAAFNDAMACDGRFVMDLIVRGHGQDLFRGIASLVDVGGGSGAAARAIAAAFPRVKCSVLELPHVVASVPPGDGGVEFVAGDMFERVPKADAVLLKWILHGWGDEECVKILRRCREAVPAGGRVIVMDLVVGSSPADARATETQLLWDVMMMGVVGSPERDEREWRKIFDDAGFSGYKILAILGIRSVIEVYP, via the exons ATGGACGCTAACCGTGACTCCAGCCTCGCCACCGGCGACGAGCTCCTCCAAGCGCAGGCCGAGCTGTGGAACCACGTCTTCGCGTACACCAAGTCTATGTCCCTCCGCTGCGCCGTCGAGCTTGGCATCCCCGACGCCGTCCACCGCCGCGGCGGCTCCATCACTGTGCTCGACCTCGTCGCCGAGCTCTCCCTGCCCCCCTCCAGGACGCCCTACCTGCGCCGCCTCATGCGTCTGCTCGCGCACGCCGGTTTCTTCGACGCCGGGTCAGCGCCAGACACCTACGGGCTCACCCTGCTCTCACGCCTCCTCGTCTCGGCGCCCGGCGCGGGGCAGGGCCTCTCGCCGTTCGCGCTCGCCATGTTGCACCCCATCGTCGTGTCCCCGTCCATGTCGCTGGCGGCGTGGTTCCGCGCGGCCGACGACGCGGCGCGCGTGCCGTTCGCGACCGCGCACGGCGGGCGCGAGTTCTATGCGGTGGCGAAGGAGAACCCGGAGTTCGGCGCGGCGTTCAACGACGCCATGGCATGCGACGGCCGCTTCGTGATGGACCTGATCGTGCGCGGCCACGGGCAAGACCTGTTCCGGGGGATCGCCTCGCTGGTGGACGTCGGCGGAGGGTCCGGCGCCGCCGCCAGGGCCATCGCCGCCGCGTTCCCCCGCGTCAAGTGCAGCGTCCTGGAGCTGCCGCACGTCGTCGCGAGCGTCCCGCCGGGCGACGGGGGCGTGGAGTTCGTCGCCGGGGACATGTTCGAGCGCGTCCCGAAGGCCGACGCCGTCCTCCTCAAG TGGATTTTGCACGGGTGGGGGGACGAGGAGTGCGTGAAGATACTGCGGCGGTGCAGGGAGGCGGTGCCGGCAGGCGGCAGGGTGATCGTTATGGACCTGGTGGTGGGGTCGAGCCCGGCGGACGCGAGGGCCACGGAGACGCAGCTGCTGTGGGACGTGATGATGATGGGTGTGGTGGGGAGCCCGGAGCGGGACGAGCGCGAGTGGCGCAAGATATTCGACGACGCGGGATTCAGCGGCTACAAGATCCTGGCCATCCTCGGGATCCGGTCGGTGATCGAGGTTTACCCTtag